TGTCGGTTTGGGACGGGATCTGAAATCGCCGTTGCGGTCGATGGCGTATGATGCGCAGGAAGCAGGGATGAAAGTGGGGATTGTCACGTCCGTGCCGATCGACCATGCGACCCCGGCTTGTTTTTATGCCCGGGTTCCAAAGCGGAACATGTATTACGAAATTACCGAACAGCTGCCGCAGACCGGGTTTGATTATTTTGCAGGAGAGCCGTTGTTGGGCCGGGGCAGGGCCAAAGGGAAAACTGCGCCGGATCAACTGCTTGAGGCCGGCGGGTATCGGCTGGTGAAAACCCGCCGGGAATTTGATGCATTGCAGGCGGGGGACCGTAAAATCGTCGTTGAGCATAAAATGGGCTATGCCATTGATGGCGGTCAGGAATTTCCGCTGGCCGATTTAACCCGTAAAGGCATTGAGCTGCTCGATGGCGAACCGGGATTTTTTATGATGGTGGAAGGCGGTAAAATCGATTGGAGCGGTCACGCGAATGATCTGGCGACCAATATCCACGAAACGCTGGCGTTTGATGAGGCGGTGGCGGCGGTGATGGAATTTTATGAAAAACATCGAGACGAAACGTTGGTGGTTGTGACGGCGGATCATGAAACGGGTGGGCTTGAGCTGGCATCTCGGTCGCCGAAAATGGTTGAGGTGGTCGATGCTCAGGAATCCCGGGGTCAGAAATATGTGGATGAGGTGGGCGTCTGGAAAAAACAGGGTTCTGTTTCGGCGGGAACCGCCTTTGATCGGCTGGTTGGTGATTTCGGTCTTTCCGATCTGACATCTGATTCAGCCGAACATATCCGCAAGGCGGTGGAGCAGACGTTTAAGAGCCGTGAAAAAGACGCCCGCGACCCGGAAATTCAGAAAATGTACGGCAAGCGGAATGCAGCGGTGACCAGCTGCCTGCATGCGCTGGCTGAATGCGCCGGAGCGCGATGGACCAGTTATCAGCACACTGCTGCGCTGGTGCCGACCACCGCCGTTGGTGTCGGAGCGGATCAGTTTGCAGGTGAATACAGCAATGCGGATATAGGCAAGTGCCTGAAGGGGTTAATGCAGGGATAATCCTGTCGGTGTGCTGATGATTTTTTTACTACGAAATACACGAAGCCGTGCGATCGGATTCTTTTCGTGTATTTCGTGGTTTTGTTATCCCCATAGTTTGGGGGGATAAATTCCGCTGTCGTGCATTTTTTTGAGTGCTTTGACGACGGCTGGGCGGTCTTCGGGGTAGGTGACGCCGAACCACTGGGCATCGGAACTGAGAATCTTAATTTTGGTTTCGCCGTTGTTCATCATGCGGGTGACGATGTCGGGGATGTACCATTCGGATTTCAGTTCGCCGCCTTTAACCTTTAGAAATTCGATGAACCGTTCTTCCAGGGTTTGGAAGAATTCCGGCGCGAATCCCCAGAAGTTCATGGAGACGATTTCGTTGCCGGTCATATCGGTGGCCGCGCCGTTTTCAATATATTGAACGGTGCCGGCGGCGTTGGTGATGATTTCAGTACGTTCGTTGACTTCTGCGAGATAGCCGTTTTCGATTTTGCAGACGCCGCGCGAAACGGAGCCGTGGGGCGACAGGGTGTTTTTCAGGCGGTAGCCGACCATGCAGCTTTCGGGTTTTTCCAGAGATTGGAAACCGGTGGCGATAGTTTGGTAGGCTTCGGCGCCGTAAAAATCGTCGGCATTCTGTACGCAGAAGGGTTCGTTGATCAGATCTTTTGCGGCGAGCACCGCCTGTCCGGTGCCCCAGGGTTTGGTGCGGCCTTCGGGCACGGTGAATCTGGCGGGCAGATTTTCCAGAGATTGGAAGGCGTATTGAACCTCGATTTTATCGGTGAATTTGCTGCCGATCTGTTTTTTGAATTCATCTTCAAAATCGTGTCGGATCACGAAAACCACTTTTCCGAATCCGGCCTGGATGGCGTCGTAGATGGAATATTCGAGCAGAGTTTCGCCGTTGGGTCCCACGGGATCGAGCTGTTTGAGCCCGCCATAGCGGCTGCCCATGCCTGCGGCCATAATCAGTAGCGTCGGTTTCATTGAAAATCCTTCGGTTGGAAATGAGGCCAAAGGCTAGCAGGGGCGGGCTGCTCGTAAAAGTCACAAGAGGTATAAAGGTTTTCCAGAATTGGACTTGCCCGGAGCGGGGGAAGTGACTAGGTTCTTGCCCTTCATTTTTAAGCACACGGAGGAATGGCTGAGTGGCTTAAGGCGCGCGATTCGAAATCGTGTGGGCGGAAACGCCTCGGGGGTTCAAATCCCTCTTCCTCCGCCATTTTACAACCCGCAGATTCGGCTGAGTCTGTGGGTTTTCTTTTTTTCAGGGCGGTGTTTAGGTGTAGTCGGGATAGAGGGCGGGGTCGGTGCCGGGTTTGATCTGTTTCCAGTGTTTGTACGACCAGAGCCAGGTTTCGGGGTGGTTGCGGATCTGCGTGCTGATGACGTCCATGATCTGCTGGGTGAGTTGTTTGACGATTTCTTTCTGGTCGGCCTGTTTGTCAAAAGACGGGGGGGTGATGACGGGGCCGGTATGGGCTTCGTAGCAACCGCCTTTTACGGGTTGGCTGAAGGCAAAGATGATGTCGGTGCCGGTGCGGTAGGAGAGGTGCGCGGGGGCGGAGGAGACCGGTGTGGGCATGCCGAGGAAGTTGACCCAGATGCCGCCGTCTTTTTCCGCGGTATTCTGATCGAGCACAAATGCGGCTTTCCCTTTGTTCCTGAATCGACTGATGAGCGTGCGAGTGGCGCCTTCGCGGGGAATGATGGTCATGCCGGTTTTTTCGCGCAGGGTGTTCAGCTGTATGTCGACCCCGCGGTTTTTGGTGACGGCGGCGACGCTGGCGACATCGATGCCCCGTAATCCGCTTTCCAGGCCGATCAGTTCCCAGTTTCCGGCGTGGGCGGTGATGATGATGTGGGCGCGTTTTTCAAAATACGGTCCGTCTTCGGGAACAAACTGCTGATATTTTTTGGTGCGGGTTTGGGTGAAAAGGGAAAACCAGAAGATGTCGCCCATGGTCCGCGTGAAGCTGATAAGGGATTGAATGAGGATGTGCTTTTTTTCGGCGGGCGTTTTGGAGCTGCCAAATACGGCATTGAGGTTGGCCAGTCCGATGGTGCGTTCCCGTTTGGCAACATAATAGGTGACGGTCCCGGCGATATGGTAGATCGCAATCATTAAGATCCGGGGAAAGAGCGGGATCAGAAGGGTGCCGATGCGGAAGGAAAAGGTTTCCAGCGGTTTTCGAAGGGTTCTGCGAATGATTTTAAATGTGGGCATGGATTTGGTCCGGAATTAAAGACTGAAGCGTAGACCTGAGGCTGAATGATGGCTATTGAATTTAATAACTGTTTAAAGCGAACCGAATTGGTCTTGTTTTTTCGTGGCGTAAGATGTCCGGATCGTTATCCTCTGCTCAACCAACGGAGGTATGCATGAAAAAATCGCTGTTTATGCTCTTGAGTCTGGCCGGTCTTTGGGCTGGCGGGGTTGCGGCCGGGACGGCCGTTGATTATTCGGTGGATGGCGTTGCTTTTGAGGGCTACATCGAAGAGAGCGGCAAAACGGCGCCGCTGGTTGTGATTATTCATGATTGGGACGGGCTGACG
This window of the Pontiella agarivorans genome carries:
- a CDS encoding alkaline phosphatase; translated protein: MNRRFFIGAMGAASVALGAGRIAPVSPKYVFLLIGDGMGGAQREVAERYARAKYPSRNPVLSMNRLPVRGMASTNDIAGKVTDSAASGTALACGEKTLNGTVGLGRDLKSPLRSMAYDAQEAGMKVGIVTSVPIDHATPACFYARVPKRNMYYEITEQLPQTGFDYFAGEPLLGRGRAKGKTAPDQLLEAGGYRLVKTRREFDALQAGDRKIVVEHKMGYAIDGGQEFPLADLTRKGIELLDGEPGFFMMVEGGKIDWSGHANDLATNIHETLAFDEAVAAVMEFYEKHRDETLVVVTADHETGGLELASRSPKMVEVVDAQESRGQKYVDEVGVWKKQGSVSAGTAFDRLVGDFGLSDLTSDSAEHIRKAVEQTFKSREKDARDPEIQKMYGKRNAAVTSCLHALAECAGARWTSYQHTAALVPTTAVGVGADQFAGEYSNADIGKCLKGLMQG
- a CDS encoding nucleotidyltransferase family protein, with the protein product MKPTLLIMAAGMGSRYGGLKQLDPVGPNGETLLEYSIYDAIQAGFGKVVFVIRHDFEDEFKKQIGSKFTDKIEVQYAFQSLENLPARFTVPEGRTKPWGTGQAVLAAKDLINEPFCVQNADDFYGAEAYQTIATGFQSLEKPESCMVGYRLKNTLSPHGSVSRGVCKIENGYLAEVNERTEIITNAAGTVQYIENGAATDMTGNEIVSMNFWGFAPEFFQTLEERFIEFLKVKGGELKSEWYIPDIVTRMMNNGETKIKILSSDAQWFGVTYPEDRPAVVKALKKMHDSGIYPPKLWG
- a CDS encoding lysophospholipid acyltransferase family protein — translated: MPTFKIIRRTLRKPLETFSFRIGTLLIPLFPRILMIAIYHIAGTVTYYVAKRERTIGLANLNAVFGSSKTPAEKKHILIQSLISFTRTMGDIFWFSLFTQTRTKKYQQFVPEDGPYFEKRAHIIITAHAGNWELIGLESGLRGIDVASVAAVTKNRGVDIQLNTLREKTGMTIIPREGATRTLISRFRNKGKAAFVLDQNTAEKDGGIWVNFLGMPTPVSSAPAHLSYRTGTDIIFAFSQPVKGGCYEAHTGPVITPPSFDKQADQKEIVKQLTQQIMDVISTQIRNHPETWLWSYKHWKQIKPGTDPALYPDYT